The Streptomyces sp. Alt3 genome has a segment encoding these proteins:
- a CDS encoding DNA-3-methyladenine glycosylase 2 family protein, which translates to MHTDTERCVRAVRSKDARFDGWFFTAVLTTRIYCRPSCPVVPPKARNMTFYPSAAACQQAGFRACKRCRPDTTPGSPEWNARADSVARAMRLIQDGVVDREGVPGLAARLGYSARQVERQLLAELGAGPLALARSQRAQTARVLIETTELPMAEIAFAAGFSSIRTFNDTVREVFALAPGELRTRAARGRRTPGTPGVIALRLPYRAPLTPGNLFGHLAATAVPGVEEWRDGAYRRTLTLPHGHGIVALTPQPGHIDCRLSLTDPRDLTQAISRCRRLLDLDADPVAVDDQLRSDPLLAPLVDAGPGRRVPRTVDPAEFAVRAVLGQQVSTAAARTHAARLVRAHGISVEDPEGGLTHLFPTSEALAGLDPEALALPRSRRTTLTTLVAALADGSLRLEEGADWREARTELAALPGFGPWTVEVIAMRALGDPDAFLPTDLGIRRGAGQLGLPATPAALTARAEQWRPWRAYAVQYLWTVDDHPINHLPA; encoded by the coding sequence ATGCACACCGACACCGAGCGCTGCGTGCGGGCCGTCCGCTCGAAGGACGCCCGCTTCGACGGCTGGTTCTTCACCGCGGTCCTGACCACCCGGATCTACTGCCGGCCCAGCTGTCCGGTCGTGCCGCCCAAGGCCAGGAACATGACCTTCTACCCCAGCGCCGCCGCCTGCCAGCAGGCAGGCTTCCGCGCCTGCAAGCGGTGCCGCCCCGACACCACCCCCGGCTCCCCGGAGTGGAACGCACGCGCCGACTCCGTCGCCCGGGCCATGCGCCTCATCCAGGACGGGGTGGTCGACCGCGAAGGTGTGCCGGGGCTCGCCGCCCGGCTCGGCTACTCCGCCCGGCAGGTCGAGCGCCAGCTCCTCGCCGAACTCGGCGCGGGACCACTCGCACTGGCCAGGTCCCAGCGTGCCCAGACCGCCCGGGTCCTCATCGAGACCACGGAACTCCCCATGGCCGAGATCGCCTTCGCCGCCGGGTTCTCGTCGATCCGCACGTTCAACGACACCGTGCGTGAGGTCTTCGCCCTCGCCCCGGGAGAGCTGCGGACCCGCGCGGCACGAGGGCGCCGTACGCCAGGGACCCCCGGGGTCATCGCCCTGAGGCTGCCGTACCGCGCCCCGCTCACCCCCGGAAACCTCTTCGGACACCTCGCCGCGACCGCGGTGCCCGGCGTGGAGGAATGGCGCGACGGTGCCTACCGCCGCACCCTCACCCTCCCGCACGGGCACGGCATCGTGGCCCTCACCCCGCAGCCCGGCCACATCGACTGCCGGCTCTCCCTGACCGACCCCCGCGACCTCACCCAGGCCATCAGCCGCTGCCGCAGACTCCTCGACCTGGACGCCGACCCGGTCGCCGTGGACGACCAGCTGCGCTCGGATCCGCTGCTCGCCCCGCTGGTCGACGCCGGCCCCGGCCGCAGGGTGCCGCGCACGGTCGACCCGGCGGAGTTCGCCGTACGCGCGGTGCTCGGCCAGCAGGTCTCCACAGCCGCCGCCCGCACCCACGCGGCCCGGCTGGTCCGTGCCCACGGGATTTCGGTGGAGGACCCGGAAGGCGGTCTGACCCACCTCTTCCCGACCTCCGAGGCGCTGGCCGGTCTCGACCCGGAGGCGCTGGCCCTGCCACGCAGCCGGCGCACCACCCTCACCACGCTCGTCGCCGCGCTCGCGGACGGGTCCCTGCGGCTGGAGGAGGGCGCCGACTGGAGGGAAGCGCGCACGGAACTGGCCGCGCTGCCCGGCTTCGGCCCCTGGACGGTCGAGGTCATCGCCATGCGTGCCCTGGGGGACCCGGACGCCTTCCTCCCCACCGACCTCGGCATCCGCAGGGGAGCCGGACAGCTCGGTCTGCCGGCGACCCCCGCCGCTCTCACCGCACGCGCCGAGCAGTGGCGCCCCTGGCGGGCGTACGCCGTGCAGTACCTCTGGACCGTCGACGACCACCCCATCAACCATCTGCCCGCCTGA